One Micromonospora eburnea genomic region harbors:
- a CDS encoding DUF998 domain-containing protein, with product MAEPGVARAVAASAAAGCVVAGTVAVTVAVVAGPGPGLTGYVSEAGITASGYAGTYRIGVFALAAALLLLAVALPPALEPAAALLAVGGGCTALSGAVTCSAGCPLPPFEAATVADLVHGGSSVAATAAAVFAMLALAFAPAAGRPLRRIARGGAALAVPLSAAIALAMLTVGRGSVVGVLERLLLLVVAGWGLATATALGLARRS from the coding sequence GTGGCTGAGCCGGGCGTCGCCCGGGCCGTCGCCGCGTCGGCCGCCGCCGGCTGCGTGGTGGCCGGCACGGTCGCGGTGACGGTCGCCGTGGTCGCCGGTCCAGGTCCGGGTCTGACCGGGTACGTCAGCGAGGCCGGCATCACCGCCAGCGGGTACGCCGGGACGTACCGGATCGGGGTGTTCGCGCTGGCGGCGGCGCTGCTGCTGCTCGCGGTGGCGCTGCCTCCGGCGCTGGAGCCGGCGGCGGCGCTGCTCGCCGTCGGCGGTGGCTGCACGGCGCTCTCCGGCGCGGTGACGTGCAGCGCCGGCTGCCCGCTGCCGCCGTTCGAGGCGGCCACGGTGGCCGACCTGGTGCACGGCGGGTCGAGCGTGGCGGCCACCGCCGCGGCGGTCTTCGCGATGCTGGCCCTGGCCTTCGCCCCGGCGGCGGGCCGGCCGCTGCGCCGGATCGCCCGGGGCGGCGCGGCGCTGGCCGTGCCGCTGTCCGCGGCGATCGCCCTGGCCATGCTGACCGTGGGGCGCGGCAGCGTGGTGGGGGTGCTGGAGCGGTTGTTACTGCTGGTCGTCGCCGGTTGGGGCCTGGCCACCGCGACCGCCCTCGGGTTGGCCCGCCGATCGTGA
- a CDS encoding serine hydrolase domain-containing protein has protein sequence MTRQEPVRSLTSRPVGRRSLLGLLGAAPIAVGGAWALSGSADTAAAAAAGSGSGASPVPAELRPGGQLDQLLAQMAAQDTFSGTVLIVDGQRRVVTRSYGMADQAKSVPNTDNTIFCLGSVTKMFTAVAVAQLVQQGKVAFDRKLGAYVDGFPSAVADNVTIHQLLTHTSGMGDYFGIDGYFTEAAKWNSAEQVMEGTLGFIRDAPLRFTPGTSHEYSNSGFATLGAVVAQVSGQSYYDYIRQHVFGPAGMTSSDFYTKPQWQADRRIAHPYTRQPSGQRVDIVDQRPLFIGRPDGDAFASAPDLVRFARALLDGALLNPVYTELVLSPKYPVATLPAKPGEPGKPPLPAKSIYQAYGLFQNLVNGKWAAGHNGGNAGISANIEWYPHTRWIAVKLSNYDPEDTMPIDATIQRILTQ, from the coding sequence ATGACGCGACAGGAACCAGTGCGATCCCTGACCAGCCGGCCGGTGGGCCGGCGCTCGCTACTCGGGCTGCTGGGCGCGGCCCCGATAGCCGTCGGCGGCGCGTGGGCGCTGTCCGGCTCCGCCGACACCGCCGCCGCGGCAGCCGCCGGCTCCGGTTCCGGCGCCTCGCCGGTGCCGGCCGAGCTGCGGCCCGGCGGCCAACTCGACCAGCTCCTGGCGCAGATGGCGGCCCAGGACACCTTCTCCGGCACCGTGCTGATCGTCGACGGCCAGCGCCGGGTGGTGACCCGCTCCTACGGCATGGCCGACCAGGCGAAGTCCGTCCCGAACACCGACAACACCATCTTCTGCCTCGGGTCGGTGACCAAGATGTTCACGGCCGTGGCGGTGGCACAGCTCGTCCAGCAGGGCAAGGTCGCGTTCGACCGGAAGCTGGGCGCCTATGTGGACGGCTTTCCCTCCGCCGTCGCCGACAACGTGACCATCCACCAGCTACTCACCCACACCTCCGGCATGGGCGACTACTTCGGCATCGACGGCTACTTCACCGAGGCGGCCAAGTGGAATAGCGCCGAGCAGGTCATGGAGGGAACGCTGGGCTTCATCCGCGACGCGCCGCTGCGCTTCACGCCCGGAACCAGTCATGAGTACAGCAACTCCGGCTTCGCCACCCTCGGAGCAGTCGTGGCGCAGGTCTCGGGACAGTCGTACTACGACTACATCCGGCAGCACGTCTTCGGTCCGGCCGGCATGACCAGCTCGGACTTCTACACCAAGCCGCAGTGGCAGGCCGACCGGCGCATCGCCCACCCCTACACCAGGCAGCCTTCCGGCCAGCGCGTCGACATCGTGGACCAGCGGCCGTTGTTCATCGGGCGTCCCGACGGCGACGCCTTCGCCTCCGCGCCGGACCTGGTCCGCTTCGCCCGGGCGCTGCTCGACGGCGCACTGCTCAACCCCGTCTACACCGAGCTGGTGCTCAGCCCGAAGTACCCGGTAGCCACGTTGCCGGCGAAGCCCGGGGAGCCGGGCAAGCCCCCGCTGCCGGCGAAGTCCATCTACCAGGCGTACGGCCTGTTCCAGAATCTCGTCAACGGCAAGTGGGCGGCCGGGCACAACGGCGGCAACGCCGGCATCTCGGCCAACATCGAGTGGTACCCGCACACGCGCTGGATCGCGGTGAAGCTCAGCAACTACGACCCCGAGGACACGATGCCCATCGACGCCACCATCCAGCGCATCCTCACCCAGTAG
- a CDS encoding glutathione S-transferase family protein yields the protein MARAQFGAETSGGGAFVRQPNRFTGRVTPHSTSPEGGGPDEQDRWPLEAGRYRLIWCRACPWAHRARIVRSLLGLEDVISLGTVDPIRDERGWRFTLDQDGFDPVLGISFLSEAYLATDPDYQGRVTVPALVDTRTGRVVTNDYPQLTLDLITEWRRFHKPGAPDLYPVELRPEMDALMAEVHRDVNNGVYRCGFATSQQAYDEAYTTLFARLDALSERLSGRRYLMGDQITEADVRLFTTLVRFDVAYHGHFKCNRQKLTEMPVLWAYARDLFQTPGFGETVDFDHIKRHYYATHEMINPTRIVPLGPDLHGWTTPHGRG from the coding sequence ATGGCTCGGGCTCAGTTCGGCGCAGAGACCTCCGGCGGCGGCGCGTTCGTCCGCCAGCCCAACCGGTTCACCGGTCGGGTCACCCCGCACTCCACCTCGCCCGAGGGCGGCGGCCCCGACGAGCAGGACCGCTGGCCGCTGGAGGCCGGCCGGTACCGGTTGATCTGGTGCCGGGCCTGCCCGTGGGCGCACCGGGCCCGGATCGTGCGCAGCCTGCTCGGCCTGGAGGACGTGATCTCGCTGGGCACCGTCGACCCGATCCGGGACGAGCGCGGCTGGCGGTTCACCCTCGACCAGGACGGCTTCGACCCGGTGCTGGGGATCAGTTTCCTCTCCGAGGCGTATCTGGCGACCGACCCGGACTACCAGGGGCGGGTGACCGTGCCGGCGCTGGTCGACACCCGGACGGGGCGGGTGGTGACCAACGACTATCCGCAGCTCACCCTGGATCTGATCACCGAGTGGCGGCGGTTCCACAAGCCGGGTGCGCCGGACCTCTACCCGGTCGAGCTGCGTCCGGAGATGGACGCGCTGATGGCGGAGGTCCACCGGGACGTCAACAACGGGGTCTACCGGTGCGGCTTCGCCACCTCGCAGCAGGCGTACGACGAGGCGTACACGACGCTCTTCGCCCGGCTGGACGCGCTGTCGGAGCGCCTGTCCGGGCGGCGCTACCTGATGGGCGACCAGATCACCGAGGCGGATGTGCGGCTGTTCACCACGCTGGTCCGCTTCGACGTGGCGTACCACGGGCACTTCAAGTGCAACCGGCAGAAGCTCACCGAGATGCCGGTGCTCTGGGCGTACGCCCGGGACCTGTTCCAGACTCCCGGCTTCGGCGAGACGGTGGACTTCGACCACATCAAGCGGCACTACTACGCCACCCACGAGATGATCAACCCGACCCGGATCGTGCCGCTCGGTCCGGACCTGCACGGCTGGACCACGCCGCACGGGCGTGGCTGA
- a CDS encoding NADH:flavin oxidoreductase/NADH oxidase, with the protein MSVLFTPLTLRGVTLPNRVALAPMCQYSAGPGGLPTDWHRVHLGSRAVGGAGLIITEATAVLPEGRISPQDTGLWSGAHVDAWRPITAFVAAQGAVPAVQLAHAGFKASTYRPWAGHRGGVPDAQGGWTPVGPGSEPFLPDYRRPTALDEAGIARLVEAFTVAAERALDAGFQVVEIHAAHGYLLHEFLSPLTNHRTDAYGGDRTGRMRLTLEVARAVRATVGEAVPVLTRISATDWVDGGWTAEDSVVLAGELAGAGVDLIDTSSGGASAGASIPVGPGYQVPLAARIRRDAGVPTGAVGLIVEPEQAEQIVAGGEADLVLLGRELLRDPYWPRRAAAKLGATPGWPNQYTRAF; encoded by the coding sequence ATGAGTGTCCTGTTCACCCCACTCACCCTGCGCGGCGTCACCCTGCCCAACCGGGTCGCGCTCGCGCCGATGTGCCAGTACAGCGCCGGCCCGGGCGGCCTGCCCACCGACTGGCACCGGGTCCACCTCGGCTCCCGCGCCGTCGGCGGGGCCGGGCTGATCATCACCGAGGCCACCGCGGTGCTCCCGGAGGGGCGGATCAGCCCACAGGACACCGGGCTCTGGTCGGGCGCGCACGTCGACGCGTGGCGGCCGATCACCGCGTTCGTCGCCGCCCAGGGGGCGGTGCCGGCCGTGCAGCTCGCGCACGCCGGGTTCAAGGCGTCGACGTACCGGCCGTGGGCCGGGCACCGGGGCGGCGTGCCGGACGCCCAGGGCGGCTGGACGCCGGTCGGCCCCGGCAGCGAGCCGTTCCTGCCCGACTACCGGCGGCCGACCGCGCTCGACGAGGCCGGAATCGCCCGACTGGTCGAGGCGTTCACCGTCGCCGCCGAGCGGGCCCTCGACGCCGGCTTCCAGGTGGTCGAGATCCACGCCGCGCACGGCTACCTGCTGCACGAATTCCTCTCTCCGCTGACCAACCACCGCACCGACGCGTACGGCGGCGACCGGACCGGCCGGATGCGGCTCACCCTGGAGGTGGCCCGGGCCGTCCGCGCCACCGTCGGCGAGGCGGTGCCGGTGCTCACCCGGATCTCCGCCACCGACTGGGTGGACGGCGGCTGGACCGCCGAGGACAGCGTGGTGCTCGCCGGTGAACTGGCCGGCGCCGGTGTGGACCTGATCGACACCTCCTCCGGCGGCGCCTCGGCCGGGGCGAGCATCCCGGTCGGCCCCGGCTACCAGGTGCCGCTGGCCGCGCGGATCCGCCGCGACGCGGGCGTACCGACCGGCGCGGTCGGCCTGATCGTCGAGCCGGAGCAGGCCGAGCAGATCGTCGCCGGCGGCGAGGCCGACCTGGTGCTGCTCGGCCGGGAACTGCTGCGCGACCCGTACTGGCCGCGGCGTGCCGCCGCCAAGCTCGGCGCCACCCCCGGCTGGCCCAACCAGTACACCCGCGCCTTCTGA
- the pcaF gene encoding 3-oxoadipyl-CoA thiolase gives MTVAYLVAGVRTPIGRYAGALAGVRPDDLAAHVIRELVARHPKVDWARTDDVILGCANQAGEDNRNVARMAALLAGLPEEVPGSTVNRLCGSGLDALAMAARSIVAGEADLVVAGGVESMSRAPLVMPKATTAFSRTAEVYDTTIGWRLVNPLMKRGWGIDSMPETAENVAAEFGIDRAAQDEFAYRSQQRAAKAQADGRLAEEIVPVTVPAGKRETKLVEVDEHPRETTLAKLAALPTPFRDGGTVTAGNSSGVNDGAVALLVASEAAVARYDLTPLARVTGAAAAGVPPRIMGIGPVPATRKLLDRHGLGLADVDVIELNEAFAAQSVAVLRELGLPEDAEHVNPNGGAIALGHPLGASGARLALTAALELRRRGGRRALATMCIGVGQGISLLLEA, from the coding sequence ATGACCGTGGCATATCTCGTGGCCGGAGTCCGTACCCCGATCGGCCGCTACGCCGGCGCCCTCGCCGGGGTACGCCCCGACGACCTGGCCGCGCATGTGATCCGTGAGCTGGTCGCCCGCCACCCGAAGGTGGACTGGGCCCGCACCGACGACGTGATCCTCGGCTGCGCCAACCAGGCCGGCGAGGACAACCGCAACGTGGCCCGGATGGCGGCGCTGCTCGCCGGGCTGCCCGAGGAGGTGCCGGGCAGCACGGTCAACCGGCTCTGCGGCTCCGGCCTGGACGCCCTCGCCATGGCCGCCCGGTCGATCGTGGCCGGTGAGGCCGACCTGGTGGTGGCCGGCGGGGTGGAGAGCATGAGCCGGGCCCCCCTCGTCATGCCGAAGGCGACCACCGCGTTCTCCCGTACGGCCGAGGTCTACGACACCACCATCGGCTGGCGGCTGGTCAACCCGCTGATGAAGCGGGGCTGGGGCATCGACTCGATGCCGGAGACGGCGGAGAACGTGGCCGCCGAGTTCGGCATCGACCGGGCCGCGCAGGACGAGTTCGCGTACCGCTCCCAGCAGCGCGCCGCGAAGGCACAGGCCGACGGCCGGCTGGCCGAGGAGATCGTGCCGGTGACCGTGCCGGCCGGTAAGCGGGAGACGAAGCTGGTCGAGGTCGACGAGCACCCCCGGGAGACCACGCTTGCGAAGCTCGCCGCGCTGCCCACCCCGTTCCGCGACGGCGGCACGGTGACCGCCGGCAACTCCTCCGGCGTCAACGACGGCGCGGTGGCACTGCTGGTCGCCTCCGAGGCGGCCGTCGCCCGGTACGACCTCACCCCGCTCGCCCGGGTGACCGGCGCGGCGGCGGCCGGCGTGCCGCCCCGGATCATGGGGATCGGCCCGGTGCCGGCCACCCGCAAGCTGCTCGACCGGCACGGCCTCGGCCTGGCCGACGTCGACGTGATCGAGCTGAACGAGGCGTTCGCCGCCCAGTCCGTGGCGGTGCTGCGCGAGCTGGGGCTGCCCGAGGACGCCGAGCACGTGAACCCGAACGGCGGCGCGATCGCGCTCGGCCACCCGCTCGGCGCCAGCGGCGCCCGGCTGGCGCTCACCGCCGCGTTGGAGCTGCGCCGTCGGGGCGGCCGGCGGGCCCTGGCGACGATGTGCATCGGCGTCGGCCAGGGCATCTCCCTGCTGCTGGAGGCGTAA
- a CDS encoding ATP-binding cassette domain-containing protein, producing MRLLRDLWATAPRRMAVVLLFIVLGAGGQAAASALAGPVLVHRSGGWFTALAVALVAVVVSDLLIGLLMAGLTADWSADVRRRLCRVALGQDLPTLETTPVGELLDRIDNDVYQVAAEMRNTGVRLVQGLAVCLLATVSALFVWWPAGVGMILVTALLGVVLRRPTARIAPARMAEEEAWSDLAAVMEEAVHGQDDVRTSLARPYVLRLYARRAAEVVARGGRVFRMSAKVTALAAGGVRLGIAAVVLAGAWALTTGRVDGARLTAIWLLVLAFGATVEHIARWVPHLQQAFGAWARVQLLADSRQEPAGGVAPDDGDLTVRGLTFRYPAVGDDRGPALRDLRLTFARGRSYALVGRTGSGKSTLAKVLTRAVDVPRGTVFLGDTDLVDLDVEELRRWIAVVPQRTEILAGTLAENVALFDPALLDDATRALEELGLAGWIAELPDGVHTKLGEGGQALSAGQEQLVAFARILVRDPHVVILDEATARLDPVTENRVRQATERLLADRIGIVIAHRLSSVRRCDEVVVMADGAVLEAGPLRESAHFAELLATSQANAYAGAGGRRGGVELLDGPGDAWPDDQPDVPDAAPGGPVDPAAPTTVPRQAAVPRTDPPPVPPAPPARTLREILRLGTNDPRYGLLSVVLFIVMTLLGLDGSVLPWLWAEVVGGGDPWLPALGIVAALLVVLPLPYLTNLWFPQWWIRQMLRISLRLVHGQTGARRVSRHTPAEVVAQGGDTERVVQLADNLMDQFISLTIMITMTLVTGSFVPALFFLGTMVVSGLAATLFAPRLERTARGTVKARAAFATALVSSLSAARTVKLAGATRPVLDHLAALDTVRSDRQRREIAMQVWARSTPSMASGLLPIGAWALYLAGGLSAGATLVAVSTLGAARWFAWTTAALVSHYPSARVWTRRTVAMTGVAAYSAEVPGVDLAAGSAPAPEPPARHPLRRLELAGFGALHSDGVLAARDVDLTVERGQLVLVVGPVGSGKSSLLRALAGIVHHTGTLRWNGEPVTEPELFLRPNQVGYVGQLPRVLSGTVADNIALGHQVDAAGAVSTAQLDHDLAAAGGGLGLLIGHKGTRLSGGQLQRLALARALAPRTELLVADDVSSALDVTTELALWAALREHGVTVVGSTSKRAALVRADHVVVLVDGAVAAQGPWRDLESDWGHLAG from the coding sequence ATGCGCCTGCTCCGCGACCTCTGGGCCACCGCACCACGTCGGATGGCGGTCGTCCTCCTGTTCATCGTGCTCGGGGCCGGCGGCCAGGCGGCCGCGTCCGCGCTGGCCGGGCCGGTGCTGGTGCACCGTTCGGGCGGCTGGTTCACCGCCCTGGCCGTGGCGCTGGTCGCGGTCGTGGTCAGCGACCTGCTCATCGGGCTGCTGATGGCCGGCCTCACCGCCGACTGGTCCGCCGACGTACGCCGCCGGCTGTGTCGGGTGGCGCTCGGGCAGGACCTGCCCACCCTGGAGACCACGCCGGTCGGCGAGTTGCTCGACCGGATCGACAACGACGTCTACCAGGTCGCCGCCGAGATGCGGAACACCGGCGTACGCCTGGTCCAGGGGCTCGCCGTCTGCCTGCTCGCCACGGTCAGCGCCCTGTTCGTCTGGTGGCCGGCCGGGGTCGGGATGATTCTGGTGACCGCCCTGCTCGGCGTGGTCCTGCGCCGGCCCACCGCCCGGATCGCCCCGGCCCGGATGGCCGAGGAGGAGGCCTGGTCCGACCTGGCCGCCGTGATGGAGGAGGCGGTGCACGGCCAGGACGACGTGCGGACCAGCCTGGCCCGGCCGTACGTGCTGCGGCTGTACGCCCGCCGGGCCGCCGAGGTGGTCGCCCGGGGCGGGCGGGTGTTCCGGATGTCCGCCAAGGTCACCGCACTCGCCGCCGGCGGGGTCCGGCTCGGCATCGCCGCCGTGGTCCTGGCCGGGGCCTGGGCGCTCACCACCGGCCGGGTCGACGGTGCCCGGCTCACCGCGATCTGGCTGCTCGTGCTCGCCTTCGGCGCGACCGTCGAGCACATCGCCCGCTGGGTGCCGCACCTGCAACAGGCGTTCGGCGCGTGGGCGCGGGTGCAGTTGCTCGCCGACTCCCGCCAGGAACCGGCCGGCGGCGTCGCGCCGGACGACGGGGACCTGACCGTACGCGGGCTCACCTTCCGCTACCCGGCCGTCGGGGACGACCGCGGCCCGGCGCTGCGCGACCTCCGGCTCACCTTCGCCCGGGGCCGGTCGTACGCCCTGGTCGGGCGGACCGGGTCGGGCAAGTCGACCCTGGCCAAGGTGCTCACCCGGGCGGTGGACGTGCCGCGCGGCACCGTCTTCCTCGGCGACACCGACCTGGTCGACCTGGACGTCGAGGAGTTGCGCCGGTGGATCGCGGTGGTGCCGCAGCGCACCGAGATCCTCGCCGGCACCCTGGCCGAGAACGTCGCGCTCTTCGACCCCGCCCTGCTCGACGACGCCACCCGGGCGTTGGAGGAACTGGGCCTGGCCGGCTGGATCGCCGAGCTGCCCGACGGGGTGCACACCAAGCTGGGCGAGGGCGGGCAGGCGCTCTCGGCCGGGCAGGAACAGCTCGTGGCGTTCGCCCGGATCCTGGTCCGGGACCCGCACGTGGTGATCCTCGACGAGGCCACCGCCCGGCTCGACCCGGTCACCGAGAACCGGGTCCGCCAGGCCACCGAACGCCTGCTCGCCGACCGGATCGGCATCGTCATCGCGCACCGGCTCTCCTCGGTGCGCCGCTGCGACGAGGTCGTGGTGATGGCCGACGGGGCGGTGCTGGAGGCCGGCCCGCTGCGCGAGTCGGCCCACTTCGCCGAACTGCTCGCCACCAGCCAGGCCAACGCGTACGCCGGTGCCGGTGGCCGGCGCGGCGGAGTGGAGTTGCTGGACGGACCCGGCGACGCCTGGCCCGACGACCAGCCGGATGTCCCTGACGCAGCGCCCGGCGGGCCGGTGGACCCGGCCGCGCCGACCACCGTCCCGCGCCAGGCCGCGGTGCCGCGGACCGACCCGCCGCCGGTGCCCCCCGCGCCGCCCGCGCGGACCCTGCGGGAGATCCTCCGGCTGGGCACCAACGATCCACGGTACGGCCTGCTCTCCGTCGTCCTCTTCATCGTGATGACCCTGCTCGGGCTGGACGGCTCGGTGCTGCCCTGGCTCTGGGCCGAGGTGGTCGGCGGGGGCGACCCGTGGCTGCCGGCGCTCGGCATCGTCGCCGCGCTGCTGGTCGTGCTGCCGCTGCCGTACCTGACGAACCTGTGGTTCCCGCAGTGGTGGATCCGGCAGATGCTGCGGATCAGCCTGCGGCTGGTGCACGGGCAGACCGGGGCCCGACGGGTCAGCCGGCACACCCCCGCCGAGGTGGTGGCCCAGGGCGGCGACACGGAACGGGTGGTGCAGCTCGCCGACAACCTGATGGACCAGTTCATCTCGCTGACCATCATGATCACGATGACCCTGGTGACCGGCAGCTTCGTACCCGCGCTGTTCTTCCTCGGCACCATGGTGGTCTCGGGGCTGGCGGCCACGCTCTTCGCACCCCGGCTGGAACGCACCGCCCGCGGCACCGTCAAGGCCCGGGCCGCGTTCGCCACCGCGCTGGTCTCCTCGCTCTCCGCCGCCCGTACGGTGAAGCTCGCCGGCGCCACCCGGCCGGTGCTGGACCATCTCGCGGCGCTGGACACCGTCCGCAGCGACCGGCAGCGGCGGGAGATCGCCATGCAGGTGTGGGCGCGGTCCACCCCGTCGATGGCCAGCGGGCTGCTGCCGATCGGGGCGTGGGCGCTCTACCTGGCCGGCGGGCTCTCCGCCGGGGCGACCCTGGTGGCGGTCTCCACGCTCGGCGCGGCCCGCTGGTTCGCCTGGACCACGGCGGCGCTGGTCTCGCACTACCCGTCGGCGCGGGTGTGGACCCGGCGGACCGTGGCGATGACCGGGGTGGCGGCGTACTCGGCGGAGGTGCCCGGGGTGGATCTTGCCGCGGGTAGCGCCCCGGCGCCCGAGCCGCCGGCCCGGCACCCGTTGCGCCGGCTGGAACTGGCCGGGTTCGGCGCGCTGCACTCCGACGGCGTGCTAGCGGCCCGCGACGTCGACCTCACCGTCGAACGGGGGCAGCTCGTGCTCGTGGTCGGCCCGGTCGGCTCCGGCAAGTCGTCGCTGCTGCGCGCTCTGGCCGGGATCGTCCACCACACCGGCACGCTGCGCTGGAACGGGGAGCCGGTCACCGAGCCGGAGCTGTTCCTCCGCCCCAACCAGGTCGGGTACGTCGGCCAGTTGCCCCGGGTGCTCTCCGGCACGGTGGCCGACAACATCGCGCTCGGGCACCAGGTGGACGCCGCCGGAGCGGTGTCGACCGCCCAGCTCGACCACGATCTGGCCGCCGCGGGCGGCGGGCTCGGGCTACTCATCGGGCACAAGGGCACCCGGCTCTCCGGCGGCCAGCTCCAGCGGCTGGCGCTGGCCCGGGCGCTGGCGCCGCGTACCGAACTGCTGGTCGCCGACGACGTGTCGTCCGCGCTGGACGTCACCACCGAGTTGGCGCTCTGGGCGGCGCTGCGCGAGCACGGGGTGACGGTGGTCGGGTCGACCTCCAAACGGGCCGCGCTGGTCCGGGCGGACCACGTGGTGGTGCTGGTCGACGGGGCGGTGGCGGCGCAGGGCCCGTGGCGCGACCTGGAGTCCGACTGGGGCCATCTGGCCGGCTGA
- a CDS encoding dicarboxylate/amino acid:cation symporter — translation MRKFPFSLQILLGLVLGVALGFLARANDIAWLTSTLDTVGHLFVQLLKLAVPPLVFTAIVVSVVSLRGVANAARLALKTLLWFGITALIAVGIGIGLGLVTDPGKGVTLDLAGATAPKKSGSWTDFLTGIVPTNPVGAFVEGNVLQIVFLALVVGAAAMLVGEAAEPFVALNRSLLAIVQKALWWVIRLAPIGTLGLIGNAVASYGWDLLAPLAKFTTAVYVGCAIVLFVVYPLLLVAAGRLNPLRFFAGAWPAIELAFVSRSSVGTMPVTQRSVERLGVPREYASFAVPFGATTKMDGCAAIYPALAAIFVAQVFGVHLGVTDYLLIAFVSVVGSAATAGLTGAIVMLTLTLSTLGLPLAGAGLLLAIDPILDMIRTATNVAGQALVPTIVAAREGTLDRSAYDSAGSRDLVDADGTDRPTERLAPAPA, via the coding sequence CTGCGCAAATTCCCCTTCTCCCTGCAGATCCTGCTCGGCCTCGTGCTCGGCGTGGCGCTCGGCTTCCTCGCCCGCGCCAACGACATCGCCTGGCTGACCAGCACCCTCGACACCGTCGGCCACCTCTTCGTCCAGCTCCTCAAGCTGGCCGTGCCGCCGCTCGTCTTCACCGCCATCGTGGTCAGCGTCGTCAGCCTGCGCGGCGTGGCCAACGCCGCCCGGCTCGCGCTCAAGACGCTGCTCTGGTTCGGCATCACCGCGCTGATCGCGGTGGGCATCGGCATCGGTCTCGGCCTGGTCACCGACCCCGGCAAGGGCGTCACCCTCGACCTGGCCGGCGCCACCGCGCCGAAGAAGTCCGGCTCCTGGACCGACTTCCTCACCGGCATCGTCCCGACCAACCCGGTCGGCGCGTTCGTGGAGGGCAACGTCCTCCAGATCGTCTTCCTCGCCCTGGTGGTGGGTGCCGCCGCCATGCTGGTCGGCGAGGCCGCCGAACCGTTCGTGGCGCTCAACCGCTCGCTGCTGGCCATCGTGCAGAAGGCGCTCTGGTGGGTGATCCGGCTCGCCCCGATCGGCACGCTCGGCCTGATCGGCAACGCCGTCGCCTCGTACGGCTGGGACCTGCTGGCCCCGCTCGCCAAGTTCACCACCGCCGTCTACGTCGGCTGCGCGATCGTGCTCTTCGTGGTCTACCCGCTGCTGCTGGTGGCCGCCGGCCGGCTCAACCCGCTGCGCTTCTTCGCCGGCGCCTGGCCCGCCATCGAGCTGGCCTTCGTCTCCCGTTCCTCGGTGGGCACCATGCCGGTGACCCAGCGTTCGGTCGAGCGGCTCGGCGTGCCCCGCGAGTACGCCTCCTTCGCCGTGCCGTTCGGCGCCACCACGAAGATGGACGGCTGCGCCGCGATCTACCCGGCCCTGGCCGCGATCTTCGTGGCACAGGTCTTCGGGGTGCACCTGGGCGTCACCGACTACCTGCTGATCGCCTTCGTCTCCGTGGTCGGCTCGGCGGCCACCGCCGGCCTGACCGGCGCGATCGTGATGCTCACCCTGACCCTGAGCACGCTGGGCCTGCCGCTGGCCGGCGCCGGCCTGCTGCTGGCCATCGACCCGATCCTCGACATGATCCGCACCGCGACCAACGTGGCCGGCCAGGCGCTCGTGCCGACCATCGTCGCCGCCCGCGAGGGCACCCTCGACCGGTCCGCGTACGACTCGGCCGGCAGCCGCGACCTGGTGGACGCGGACGGGACCGACCGTCCAACGGAGCGGCTCGCCCCCGCCCCCGCCTGA